From the genome of Miscanthus floridulus cultivar M001 chromosome 10, ASM1932011v1, whole genome shotgun sequence, one region includes:
- the LOC136489929 gene encoding short-chain dehydrogenase TIC 32, chloroplastic-like isoform X2: protein MGLWGWLWGRRGPSGFGSASTAEEVIAGVDASNLTAIVTGATNGIGKETARVLALRGAKVIIPARTLESGLKVKESLAEQFPSSKLHVMEMDLSSLSSVRDFARSFDSSHEHLNLLINNAGIMACPYQLSKDGIELQFATNHVDKMKSTARETGVQGRIINVSSIAHKRSDGTCFELNKLNDNARYQLFTAYAHSKLANILHANELSRRFQEEGCNLTANSLHPGAIITNIIRYVAGNNSALISVLSPVANLVLKSIPQGAATTCYLALHPNVKDVSGKYFSDCNEATPTAVARDSELAKRLWSFSEELVGINADMPQTTQASEEEDVQAEDVSQAK, encoded by the exons ATGGGGCTCTGGGGATGGCTGTGGGGGCGCCGGGGACCGTCGGGCTTCGGCTCCGCGTCCACCGCCGAGGAGGTCATCGCCGGCGTCGACGCCAGCAACCTGACTGCCATCGTCACAG GAGCAACAAATGGCATTGGAAAGGAGACAGCCAGAGTTTTAGCACTGAGGGGAGCGAAGGTGATCATACCAGCTAGGACACTCGAGAGTGGCCTCAAGGTGAAAGAGAGCCTCGCAGAACAGTTCCCGAGCTCCAAGCTGCACGTCATGGAGATGGACCTCAGCTCTCTGAGCTCCGTCCGCGACTTTGCGCGGTCCTTCGATTCATCTCACGAGCATCTGAACCTCCTCAT AAACAATGCAGGGATTATGGCCTGCCCTTACCAGCTCTCCAAGGATGGAATCGAGCTGCAGTTTGCAACGAATCATGTTG ACAAGATGAAATCAACTGCCAGAGAGACAGGTGTGCAGGGCAGGATCATAAATGTATCATCCATCGCACATAAAAGAAGTGATGGTACATGCTTTGAGCTGAACAAGCTAAATGATAATGCTAG GTACCAGCTGTTCACTGCATATGCACATTCGAAATTAGCCAATATTCTCCACGCAAATGAGTTGTCTAGGCGTTTTCAG GAAGAAGGATGCAATCTGACAGCGAATTCCCTGCATCCTGGAGCAATCATCACCAATATCATTCGCTATGTTGCCGGAAATAACA GTGCGCTGATTTCAGTTCTCTCCCCTGTAGCAAATCTTGTTCTGAAGAGCATACCCCAG GGAGCTGCGACTACTTGCTACCTGGCATTGCACCCTAATGTCAAAGATGTGTCTGGTAAATACTTCTCGGATTGCAATGAAGCAACACCGACTGCTGTCGCGAGAGATTCAGAGCTGGCGAAGAGGCTATGGTCGTTCAGCGAAGAACTTGTAGGCATCAATGCAGATATGCCACAGACGACACAGGCAAGTGAAGAAGAGGACGTACAAGCAGAAGACGTTTCCCAAGCCAAGTAG
- the LOC136489929 gene encoding short-chain dehydrogenase TIC 32, chloroplastic-like isoform X1, whose protein sequence is MGLWGWLWGRRGPSGFGSASTAEEVIAGVDASNLTAIVTGATNGIGKETARVLALRGAKVIIPARTLESGLKVKESLAEQFPSSKLHVMEMDLSSLSSVRDFARSFDSSHEHLNLLINNAGIMACPYQLSKDGIELQFATNHVGHFLLTNLLLDKMKSTARETGVQGRIINVSSIAHKRSDGTCFELNKLNDNARYQLFTAYAHSKLANILHANELSRRFQEEGCNLTANSLHPGAIITNIIRYVAGNNSALISVLSPVANLVLKSIPQGAATTCYLALHPNVKDVSGKYFSDCNEATPTAVARDSELAKRLWSFSEELVGINADMPQTTQASEEEDVQAEDVSQAK, encoded by the exons ATGGGGCTCTGGGGATGGCTGTGGGGGCGCCGGGGACCGTCGGGCTTCGGCTCCGCGTCCACCGCCGAGGAGGTCATCGCCGGCGTCGACGCCAGCAACCTGACTGCCATCGTCACAG GAGCAACAAATGGCATTGGAAAGGAGACAGCCAGAGTTTTAGCACTGAGGGGAGCGAAGGTGATCATACCAGCTAGGACACTCGAGAGTGGCCTCAAGGTGAAAGAGAGCCTCGCAGAACAGTTCCCGAGCTCCAAGCTGCACGTCATGGAGATGGACCTCAGCTCTCTGAGCTCCGTCCGCGACTTTGCGCGGTCCTTCGATTCATCTCACGAGCATCTGAACCTCCTCAT AAACAATGCAGGGATTATGGCCTGCCCTTACCAGCTCTCCAAGGATGGAATCGAGCTGCAGTTTGCAACGAATCATGTTG GCCATTTCTTGCTGACAAATCTTCTGCTAGACAAGATGAAATCAACTGCCAGAGAGACAGGTGTGCAGGGCAGGATCATAAATGTATCATCCATCGCACATAAAAGAAGTGATGGTACATGCTTTGAGCTGAACAAGCTAAATGATAATGCTAG GTACCAGCTGTTCACTGCATATGCACATTCGAAATTAGCCAATATTCTCCACGCAAATGAGTTGTCTAGGCGTTTTCAG GAAGAAGGATGCAATCTGACAGCGAATTCCCTGCATCCTGGAGCAATCATCACCAATATCATTCGCTATGTTGCCGGAAATAACA GTGCGCTGATTTCAGTTCTCTCCCCTGTAGCAAATCTTGTTCTGAAGAGCATACCCCAG GGAGCTGCGACTACTTGCTACCTGGCATTGCACCCTAATGTCAAAGATGTGTCTGGTAAATACTTCTCGGATTGCAATGAAGCAACACCGACTGCTGTCGCGAGAGATTCAGAGCTGGCGAAGAGGCTATGGTCGTTCAGCGAAGAACTTGTAGGCATCAATGCAGATATGCCACAGACGACACAGGCAAGTGAAGAAGAGGACGTACAAGCAGAAGACGTTTCCCAAGCCAAGTAG